In the genome of Thermoplasmata archaeon, one region contains:
- a CDS encoding metalloregulator ArsR/SmtB family transcription factor: MSSDDQTEPQTTYKLDNLSAQQQTIEFWDARSKGYGISTRKELEQDNNVLRNIMRHRMNLNRKLKVVDMGTGAGGSAITMARLGHDVTSIDASEKMLEEARKNAILAKVDINFILGDVTAPPLLKHNYDLVVAKSVVWNLIDPTAAYAAWIDLLKPGGAILIIDGNWYLEEYDEDFRKRRVYMDMKYGKDNNLHAHTNVDGVDLDIIRRLSCNFPASMERRPAWDVGVLIGLGISDLKIYSLDKEPFSVLTRDGLMKIPLSFAIIARLPRNAVSPYSEVMNPNMYTEDDLKAVAERLNSTDFEYSKVLKALSDPKRLALLSALMGGKMSVSQLATVTGESTSLTSHNLKTLKDVNIVVAERDGKEIFYSLSDPNSINSILDVCTFLLYGNKKDL; the protein is encoded by the coding sequence ATGTCCTCCGACGATCAGACCGAGCCGCAGACGACGTACAAGTTGGACAATTTGTCCGCCCAACAGCAGACAATTGAATTTTGGGACGCACGTTCGAAGGGATACGGGATATCGACCCGCAAGGAGCTCGAGCAGGACAACAACGTCCTCAGGAACATCATGCGTCACAGGATGAACCTCAACAGGAAGCTGAAGGTCGTCGATATGGGAACGGGCGCAGGAGGCTCTGCCATCACCATGGCCCGTCTGGGCCACGACGTCACATCCATAGATGCATCGGAGAAGATGCTGGAGGAGGCGAGGAAGAACGCCATACTGGCCAAGGTCGACATCAACTTCATCCTGGGGGATGTCACCGCACCTCCGCTGCTGAAGCACAATTACGACCTGGTGGTCGCGAAGAGCGTCGTGTGGAACCTCATAGACCCCACAGCGGCATACGCCGCATGGATCGACCTGCTGAAGCCCGGAGGAGCAATACTGATCATCGACGGCAACTGGTATCTCGAGGAATACGACGAGGACTTCAGGAAGCGCAGGGTCTACATGGACATGAAGTACGGGAAGGACAACAACCTCCACGCCCACACCAACGTCGACGGGGTGGACCTGGACATCATACGCAGGTTATCATGCAACTTCCCGGCGAGCATGGAGCGCAGACCCGCATGGGATGTGGGTGTGCTGATAGGGTTGGGCATTTCCGACCTGAAGATCTACTCGTTGGACAAGGAACCCTTCTCCGTCCTGACACGCGACGGACTGATGAAGATCCCGCTGTCCTTCGCCATCATCGCCCGCCTGCCGAGGAATGCGGTCAGCCCTTACAGCGAGGTGATGAACCCCAACATGTACACCGAGGACGACCTCAAAGCGGTCGCCGAGAGGCTCAACTCCACCGACTTCGAGTACTCCAAGGTGCTCAAGGCCCTGTCCGACCCCAAGCGCCTGGCGCTCCTGTCCGCACTGATGGGCGGCAAGATGAGCGTCAGTCAGCTTGCAACGGTCACCGGGGAATCCACATCGCTGACCTCCCATAACCTCAAGACCCTGAAGGATGTGAACATAGTCGTTGCCGAACGCGACGGGAAGGAGATATTCTACTCCCTGTCGGACCCCAACTCCATCAACAGCATTCTGGATGTCTGCACGTTCCTGCTGTACGGGAACAAGAAGGATCTGTGA
- a CDS encoding restriction endonuclease subunit S, giving the protein MHRWKNETVIRYDSLENCARIKRGTRITKSEITDSGTYPVISGGEKPMGFYEMFNRDSNTITIAQYGAAGYVDWQSSPFWANDVCYCIYPSSELNNRFLYHVLKSNQNYLYSQRTKAIPAHLPLKILSQLMIPIPPLEIQNEIVCILDSFAALTAELTAKLTAELTARKKQYEFYRNKVLSLSNFPYYSLESVCNIVDYRGKTPKKVDKGVFLVTAKNIRMGYIDYSLSSEYVLEEDYDEIMHRGKPRIGDVLITTEAPCGFVAQIDREDVALAQRVIKYSPKNPSFLEPTYLKYILMGDEFQHKLNNAATGSTVKGIKGSKLHQLTIPIPDISKQREIISILKQFETLSTDIIIGLPAEIASRQKQYEYYRDKLLSFTTDV; this is encoded by the coding sequence GTGCATCGTTGGAAAAACGAGACAGTTATAAGATACGATAGTCTTGAAAACTGTGCCAGAATAAAACGCGGTACTCGCATAACAAAATCAGAAATAACTGATTCAGGGACATATCCTGTTATAAGTGGTGGTGAAAAACCTATGGGGTTTTACGAAATGTTCAACAGAGACTCGAATACCATCACAATCGCCCAGTATGGTGCAGCGGGGTATGTTGATTGGCAATCATCCCCATTCTGGGCAAATGACGTGTGCTATTGCATATATCCCTCATCGGAACTTAACAACCGTTTTCTTTATCACGTTCTCAAATCGAATCAAAACTACCTCTATTCTCAAAGAACGAAGGCCATACCTGCTCATCTGCCTTTGAAGATTCTATCACAGTTAATGATTCCAATCCCCCCATTAGAGATCCAAAATGAAATAGTCTGCATCCTCGATTCCTTCGCCGCCCTCACTGCAGAACTCACTGCAAAACTTACTGCAGAACTCACTGCAAGAAAAAAGCAATATGAATTCTATCGTAATAAAGTGCTATCTCTCTCAAATTTCCCCTATTATTCCTTAGAATCGGTCTGTAATATTGTAGATTATCGTGGAAAAACTCCTAAAAAAGTGGATAAAGGGGTGTTTCTCGTTACCGCAAAAAACATCCGTATGGGTTACATCGATTATTCTCTTTCTTCAGAATACGTTTTAGAAGAGGATTATGATGAAATTATGCACAGAGGTAAGCCAAGAATAGGGGATGTCTTGATAACAACCGAAGCTCCCTGCGGTTTTGTTGCCCAGATTGATCGCGAAGATGTTGCTTTAGCTCAGCGTGTAATAAAATATAGTCCAAAAAATCCTTCATTCCTAGAACCAACGTACTTGAAGTACATATTAATGGGGGATGAATTTCAACATAAGTTGAATAATGCGGCAACAGGCAGTACTGTAAAAGGCATCAAAGGCAGCAAACTTCACCAATTAACTATCCCGATACCCGATATAAGCAAGCAAAGGGAAATAATATCAATATTGAAACAGTTCGAAACACTGAGCACAGACATTATCATAGGATTACCGGCAGAAATTGCATCTCGCCAAAAACAATATGAATACTATCGTGACAAGCTATTATCATTTACTACTGATGTTTGA
- the cls gene encoding cardiolipin synthase: MEFDWVQILEFLIIISDIIFLLVILMTEKKNPSKIVVWALVFLLLPFVGFILYIFIGQTVYSDRAFRMKSLNDEKTKALVEYDRGNADNEEVPEYRQLIKTMQNFGCVGYTAGDTVQLYTLGEDKFKALYDDLRAAKKFIHLEYYIIRNDELGNELMQILTEKVKEGVEVKLLTDDFGWGKGPQKAIKAFKAAGGEFALFHRVFTLMFSPKKNNRNHRKIAVIDGKIGYCGGFNIGDEYLGKGPLGFWRDTAVRVVGYGVIPIHMRFEMDWEYASKSTLDIAQHYTGVELDQSGDAKMIAVSGGPDVAAFNPIRMQYLTMINNAKKSVYLHSPYFIPDNSLKDALSLAAARGVDVRVIIPDKPDHLFVFWNNISSAYDVMGNGVRVFMYNRGFVHSKTMVVDEEICSVGSANFDDRSLVLNFETNMLIMSKSLGKQMADAFREDLEYCTEYKMEQFEKLTFIQSIRLAISRLFVNLT, encoded by the coding sequence ATGGAATTTGATTGGGTACAGATACTGGAATTTCTGATTATCATATCAGACATCATCTTCCTCCTGGTCATCCTGATGACCGAGAAGAAGAACCCATCCAAGATAGTGGTGTGGGCATTGGTCTTCCTTTTGCTCCCGTTCGTCGGTTTCATACTGTACATCTTCATAGGACAGACGGTATACTCCGACCGCGCTTTCAGGATGAAGAGTCTGAACGATGAGAAGACGAAGGCGCTCGTTGAGTACGATAGGGGCAACGCCGACAATGAGGAGGTGCCCGAGTACCGCCAGCTCATCAAGACGATGCAGAACTTCGGATGCGTCGGCTACACGGCCGGCGACACCGTCCAACTCTACACGCTGGGAGAGGACAAGTTCAAGGCGCTCTACGATGACCTCAGGGCTGCGAAGAAGTTCATCCACCTGGAGTACTACATCATCAGGAACGACGAGCTCGGCAACGAGCTGATGCAAATCCTCACCGAGAAGGTCAAGGAGGGAGTGGAGGTCAAGCTGCTCACCGACGACTTCGGATGGGGAAAGGGGCCGCAGAAGGCCATCAAGGCGTTCAAGGCCGCAGGAGGGGAGTTCGCTCTCTTCCACAGGGTGTTCACCCTCATGTTCAGCCCCAAGAAGAACAACCGTAACCACAGGAAGATCGCCGTCATAGACGGTAAGATCGGATACTGCGGCGGATTCAACATCGGGGACGAGTATCTCGGAAAGGGACCTCTCGGATTCTGGAGGGACACCGCCGTACGTGTCGTAGGATACGGTGTCATCCCCATCCACATGAGGTTCGAGATGGACTGGGAGTACGCCAGCAAATCCACCCTGGACATCGCCCAGCATTACACTGGTGTCGAGCTGGACCAGAGCGGCGACGCGAAGATGATCGCCGTCTCCGGAGGACCGGACGTGGCCGCGTTCAACCCCATCAGGATGCAGTACCTGACGATGATCAACAACGCGAAGAAGTCCGTGTACCTTCACAGCCCGTACTTCATCCCTGATAACTCCCTCAAGGACGCCCTCTCGCTGGCCGCCGCAAGGGGGGTGGATGTCAGGGTGATCATCCCGGATAAGCCGGACCACCTTTTCGTGTTCTGGAACAACATCAGCTCCGCATACGACGTCATGGGCAACGGCGTGAGGGTCTTCATGTACAACCGCGGATTCGTCCACTCCAAGACGATGGTTGTCGACGAGGAGATCTGCTCTGTCGGATCTGCAAACTTCGACGACCGTTCCCTGGTCCTCAACTTCGAGACCAACATGCTGATAATGTCCAAGTCGCTGGGCAAGCAGATGGCCGATGCCTTCAGGGAGGACCTGGAGTACTGTACAGAGTACAAGATGGAGCAGTTCGAGAAGCTGACCTTCATACAGTCGATCAGGCTCGCCATCTCCAGACTGTTCGTCAACCTTACCTGA
- a CDS encoding type I restriction endonuclease subunit R, producing the protein MSTYNIIASTDECTVVSEYTPVKKRSDAYQSEAALEEQFIKDLQSQGYEYIRINSEDDLKNNLRKQLEKLNGYAFSEDEWKRFFSTCISSSNDSIEEKTRRIQKDHVQVLQRDDGSSKNIRLIDKKDIHNNSLQVLNQYTATDGTHENRYDVTVLVNGLPLVHVELKRRGVELKEAFNQINRYQNESFWSGSGLYEYVQIFVISNGTNTKYYSNTTRSNHIIEASVGGRNKGKKTSNSFEFTSFWADGSNRIIPDLLDFTRTFFSRHSILSILTRYCIFDADDKLLVMRPYQIAATERIINRIQISNNYKTMGTVKAGGYIWHTTGSGKTLTSFKTAQLATELPFIEKVLFVVDRQDLDYQTIREYDRFEKGAANGNKNTTILQKQLSDPQCRIIVTTIQKLEVFIKKYKDHEIYNKHIVMIFDECHRSQFGEMHIAITKAFKNYHLFGFTGTPIFAMNSTAGKNPTLRTTQDAFGDKLHSYTIVNAINDGNVLPFLIDYVKTIKAADDISDEEISGIETEKIMAAPERISMVTKYILDHFDQKTKRNTYYDYKGKKVNGFNSIFAVSSIPTAIKYYNEFQRQLKETGKQLNIAIIYTSQQNGDDWDEGITVGDFELETLTISERQYLDRSISDYNATFKTNFDTSSDGFQNYYKDISQRMKNRDLDLLIVVNMFLTGFDATTLNTLWVDKNLRSHGLIQAFSRTNRILNSVKTYGNIICFRNLRKATENAIALFGDENATGTVLLKTYNEYYFGYTDDEGKHVNGYKDLIERLVQEFPVGKPIIGEEKNKEFIKLFGSILRLQNILTAFDQFQGNEIISPRDMQDYQSNYLDIYRNIRIKKVKSDVTADIVFEIELIKQVEVNIDYVLMLVKKYHDDNCKDKEILVDIEKAIGSSTQLRSKKELIMQFISRVDPSADIDADWARFVSQQKDEDLKKLIDENKLRPEETAQFVSNAFRDGTLKTTGTDIDKIMPPMRRFGGGDRLQQKNTVIEKLKTFFDKYFGLI; encoded by the coding sequence ATGAGTACTTACAATATCATAGCCTCAACAGATGAATGCACTGTAGTATCCGAGTACACTCCAGTCAAGAAACGTTCCGATGCCTACCAGTCCGAAGCAGCCCTAGAAGAACAGTTCATCAAGGATCTCCAATCCCAAGGCTATGAATACATCCGTATCAACAGCGAGGACGACCTCAAGAACAATCTTCGCAAACAGTTGGAAAAGCTCAATGGTTATGCGTTCTCCGAGGATGAATGGAAGAGATTCTTCAGTACGTGTATTTCATCATCCAACGATTCCATCGAGGAGAAGACAAGGAGGATCCAAAAAGATCACGTCCAAGTCCTTCAGCGTGATGACGGCTCCTCTAAGAACATACGGCTCATCGACAAGAAGGACATACACAACAACTCCCTGCAGGTATTGAATCAGTATACCGCAACAGACGGCACCCATGAGAACCGCTACGATGTCACCGTCCTGGTCAATGGATTGCCTTTGGTGCATGTGGAGCTCAAGCGCCGTGGGGTCGAGTTGAAGGAAGCGTTCAATCAGATCAACCGCTATCAAAACGAGAGCTTCTGGTCAGGCTCCGGATTGTACGAGTATGTCCAGATCTTCGTAATCTCCAACGGAACGAACACCAAGTACTACTCGAACACCACCCGTTCGAATCACATCATCGAGGCCTCCGTCGGAGGAAGGAATAAAGGGAAGAAGACCAGCAATAGCTTCGAATTCACCTCCTTCTGGGCAGACGGCAGCAACCGCATCATCCCTGATCTGTTGGATTTCACAAGGACGTTCTTCTCCAGGCATTCAATCCTCAGCATCCTCACCAGATACTGCATCTTCGATGCCGACGACAAATTGCTCGTCATGAGGCCCTACCAGATCGCTGCGACCGAGAGGATCATCAACAGGATCCAGATCTCCAACAATTACAAGACGATGGGTACGGTCAAAGCGGGAGGATACATATGGCATACCACCGGCAGCGGCAAGACGCTCACATCGTTCAAGACCGCTCAACTGGCGACGGAGCTGCCCTTCATAGAGAAGGTCCTCTTCGTTGTCGACCGTCAGGACCTCGACTATCAGACCATCAGGGAATACGACAGATTCGAGAAGGGTGCCGCCAACGGGAACAAGAACACGACCATCCTCCAGAAGCAGTTGTCCGACCCCCAATGCAGGATCATCGTCACCACGATCCAGAAGCTGGAGGTCTTCATCAAGAAGTACAAGGACCACGAGATCTACAACAAGCACATAGTGATGATCTTCGACGAATGCCACCGTTCTCAGTTCGGCGAGATGCATATCGCCATCACCAAGGCGTTCAAGAACTACCACCTGTTCGGATTCACCGGTACGCCTATCTTCGCCATGAACTCCACCGCTGGTAAGAACCCTACATTGCGTACCACCCAGGATGCGTTCGGGGACAAGCTCCATTCGTATACCATCGTCAATGCGATCAACGATGGCAACGTATTGCCCTTTCTCATCGACTACGTGAAGACCATCAAGGCCGCCGACGACATCTCCGACGAGGAGATCTCAGGAATCGAGACGGAGAAGATCATGGCCGCTCCCGAAAGGATCAGTATGGTCACCAAATACATCCTCGACCATTTCGACCAGAAGACCAAGCGCAACACCTATTACGATTACAAAGGTAAGAAGGTCAACGGATTCAACTCCATCTTCGCTGTGAGCTCGATCCCCACCGCTATCAAGTATTACAACGAATTCCAAAGACAGCTCAAGGAGACTGGGAAACAGCTCAACATCGCCATCATCTACACCTCGCAGCAGAACGGCGACGATTGGGACGAGGGTATAACCGTCGGGGACTTCGAACTCGAGACCTTGACGATCTCAGAACGCCAATACCTGGACCGTTCCATCAGCGATTACAACGCCACATTCAAGACCAACTTCGACACCTCCTCGGATGGCTTCCAGAATTACTACAAGGACATCTCACAGAGGATGAAGAACCGCGACCTCGACCTCCTGATAGTCGTGAACATGTTCCTCACCGGATTCGATGCTACAACATTGAACACGTTGTGGGTGGACAAGAACCTCAGATCCCACGGGCTCATACAGGCATTCTCGAGGACCAACCGTATCCTGAATTCTGTCAAGACATACGGGAACATAATCTGCTTCAGGAACCTCCGCAAAGCAACGGAGAACGCCATTGCATTGTTCGGTGACGAGAATGCTACGGGTACGGTGCTCCTCAAGACCTACAACGAGTACTATTTCGGATACACAGACGACGAAGGGAAACATGTCAACGGATACAAGGATCTCATCGAAAGGCTCGTCCAGGAATTCCCTGTCGGTAAACCCATCATCGGGGAGGAGAAGAACAAGGAGTTCATCAAGCTCTTCGGTTCCATCCTGAGGCTGCAGAACATACTCACGGCATTCGATCAGTTCCAAGGGAACGAGATCATCAGCCCGAGAGATATGCAGGACTATCAGAGCAACTATCTAGACATATATCGCAATATACGCATCAAGAAGGTCAAATCGGACGTCACGGCGGACATCGTATTCGAGATCGAGCTCATCAAGCAGGTGGAGGTCAACATCGATTACGTCCTGATGCTCGTTAAGAAGTATCACGACGACAACTGCAAGGACAAGGAGATCCTCGTGGATATCGAGAAGGCCATAGGGTCCTCCACACAGCTGCGCAGCAAGAAGGAACTCATCATGCAGTTCATCAGCAGGGTGGATCCCTCAGCCGATATCGATGCGGATTGGGCCAGGTTCGTATCGCAGCAGAAGGATGAGGATCTCAAGAAGCTGATAGATGAGAACAAACTGAGGCCGGAAGAGACCGCACAGTTCGTCAGCAATGCGTTCAGGGACGGCACTCTCAAAACTACCGGTACGGATATAGACAAGATCATGCCCCCCATGCGCCGTTTCGGCGGAGGGGACAGACTTCAGCAGAAGAATACAGTCATAGAGAAGCTCAAGACTTTCTTTGACAAGTATTTCGGATTGATATGA
- a CDS encoding sel1 repeat family protein: protein MLSAARGNADAMYCLGTLMLTPNSRIYNREEGLLQLRNAEKNGQEEAALYLMIIDVYDTDCIDDLVNISQVAHDGPAADLGTLILRLGNSLYQSNDLPNHKFMALRAYAYASKYGNVNAMMKAGYMLENGEEVKQSFEKALKFYRKAADLGDPMAKELLKDLMERMDLDYIIIDDP from the coding sequence ATGCTCTCCGCCGCCCGCGGGAACGCCGACGCCATGTACTGCCTCGGGACGCTGATGCTCACACCGAACAGCAGGATATACAACCGTGAGGAAGGACTGCTGCAGCTGCGCAACGCGGAGAAGAACGGCCAAGAGGAGGCCGCGCTGTACCTTATGATAATCGACGTCTACGACACCGACTGCATAGACGACCTCGTTAACATCTCCCAGGTGGCCCACGACGGTCCCGCGGCCGACCTGGGAACGCTGATCCTCAGATTGGGGAACAGCCTGTACCAATCCAACGACCTGCCGAACCACAAATTCATGGCGTTGAGGGCCTACGCATACGCATCGAAATACGGCAACGTCAACGCGATGATGAAGGCGGGATACATGCTGGAGAACGGAGAAGAGGTGAAGCAGTCCTTCGAAAAGGCCCTGAAATTCTATCGGAAGGCCGCAGACCTCGGGGATCCGATGGCAAAGGAACTGCTGAAGGACCTGATGGAGAGGATGGATTTGGATTACATCATAATAGACGATCCTTGA
- a CDS encoding histidinol phosphatase, with protein sequence MQGAEDGRVRFERPDMDWIRGSNMLCADMHFHTNCSDSYTSVKSALALAKKRDVGLAITDHNLINGSLKARELNKDYGRFLVPGIEISAWDGPHILVYFYDYDEMTEYWTKNVKPNMHSSLWLAIDKGTEWILDSLEDVNCVVSAAHPLGYLTSVKGLQKAIDHGILEKDVSKRFDAYEVICSGMFRSENISARDHAIEYGLGFTGGTDGHLLHELGHVLTVSDATDLDGFLDDIVKHRNTVVGLEKQIPTKFIMGMTSLSRIAMHFPSSFVRKLELMRYHGTKNYPR encoded by the coding sequence ATGCAAGGCGCGGAGGACGGCAGGGTAAGGTTCGAAAGACCCGATATGGATTGGATCAGGGGATCCAACATGCTCTGTGCCGACATGCACTTCCACACCAACTGCTCCGATTCCTACACATCGGTGAAGAGCGCATTGGCGCTGGCGAAGAAGAGGGATGTTGGCCTTGCGATAACCGACCACAACCTGATCAACGGGTCGCTGAAGGCCAGGGAGCTGAACAAGGATTACGGCAGGTTCCTGGTGCCGGGCATAGAGATAAGCGCCTGGGACGGACCGCACATCCTGGTGTACTTCTACGATTACGACGAGATGACCGAGTACTGGACGAAGAACGTCAAGCCCAACATGCACTCCAGCCTGTGGCTGGCCATAGACAAGGGGACGGAGTGGATACTCGATTCGCTGGAGGACGTGAACTGCGTGGTTTCCGCGGCGCATCCGTTGGGATATCTGACATCGGTCAAGGGTCTGCAGAAGGCCATCGACCACGGCATACTGGAGAAGGATGTGTCGAAGAGGTTCGACGCATACGAGGTCATATGCAGCGGCATGTTCCGCAGCGAGAACATCAGTGCGAGGGACCATGCCATCGAATACGGTCTGGGATTTACCGGAGGCACGGACGGACATCTGCTGCATGAATTGGGCCATGTGCTCACGGTGTCGGATGCCACGGATCTGGACGGGTTCTTGGATGACATCGTCAAACACAGGAACACCGTCGTGGGTTTGGAGAAGCAGATTCCCACGAAGTTCATAATGGGAATGACCAGCCTGTCACGCATCGCGATGCATTTCCCGTCATCGTTCGTCAGGAAGCTCGAGCTCATGCGCTATCATGGGACGAAGAACTATCCCCGCTGA
- a CDS encoding ABC transporter ATP-binding protein, with protein sequence MEMKVEMKDLEFGYDPNVPVLKGITQTLDKPEFVCIMGPNGVGKSTLIHCMNKILKPSSGFVYINDKEVREYKLKELAGHMGYVPNASEDSFPLSVVDTVMVGLQNDHKFGTSDDDLQKVYDVLRLMKIQHLAMRDFNELSAGQHQKVMLARGLVRTPEIVLLDEPTSNLDVRHQLEVTKVLSELPRQKGMLVIMISHDINITAKYADRIIMLHGGGIYAVGTPSEVITKENIRTVYGVDADVIDVNGRPHVILNESLEDSEDI encoded by the coding sequence ATGGAAATGAAGGTAGAGATGAAGGATTTGGAGTTCGGGTATGATCCCAACGTACCTGTATTGAAGGGGATCACACAGACCTTGGACAAGCCGGAGTTCGTCTGCATCATGGGACCGAACGGTGTCGGGAAATCCACCCTGATCCATTGCATGAACAAGATCCTGAAACCATCCTCGGGATTCGTGTACATCAACGACAAGGAGGTCAGGGAGTACAAGCTGAAGGAGCTCGCCGGGCACATGGGATACGTTCCCAATGCCAGTGAGGACTCCTTCCCCCTGTCCGTGGTGGACACCGTCATGGTTGGATTGCAGAACGACCACAAGTTCGGTACCAGCGACGACGACCTGCAGAAGGTGTACGACGTGCTGAGGCTGATGAAGATACAGCACCTGGCCATGAGGGACTTCAACGAGCTATCCGCGGGACAGCATCAGAAGGTCATGCTCGCCAGGGGATTGGTGAGGACGCCGGAGATAGTTCTCCTGGACGAACCGACATCCAATCTGGACGTGAGGCATCAGCTGGAGGTCACCAAGGTGCTCAGCGAGCTTCCCAGGCAGAAGGGGATGCTGGTGATCATGATCAGCCATGACATCAACATCACCGCGAAGTACGCGGACAGGATCATAATGCTCCACGGAGGAGGCATCTACGCAGTGGGTACCCCTTCGGAGGTTATCACCAAGGAGAACATCCGCACCGTGTACGGGGTGGATGCCGACGTGATCGATGTGAACGGAAGGCCGCATGTGATACTGAACGAATCCCTGGAGGATTCGGAGGATATCTGA
- a CDS encoding iron ABC transporter permease → METNADTKMMQDYHRYTFRKILFIAGCIVAMFITLGYATTVGSSGISIWEAYAGIWNHFFNPDAVDETIDWVLFDVRLPRIMTGLVAGMSLGVAGAAMQSMMKNPLADPYTTGISSGASFGATLALGLGLSVAGVGGTIGLVTTAFVFSLIPAIVIIGVSSLRNTSAATMILAGIAVMYLFNACTTIIKLTLSEQSLSAVFQWSIGDLSGSSWTSFVVILIFAVIGTIILMLLSKQLNILITGDKNATALGLDAHKLRITLLILISLMAASVVCFTGIIGFIGLVAPHIVRIFLGSDNRYLIPASAAFGAVLLMVADLISRVIIAPTFLPVGVITAFIGCPLFLYLLIKQRKSFW, encoded by the coding sequence ATGGAAACGAATGCAGATACGAAGATGATGCAGGACTACCACCGCTACACCTTCAGGAAGATACTGTTCATCGCGGGATGCATAGTGGCGATGTTCATCACATTGGGATACGCCACCACCGTGGGTTCCTCCGGGATATCGATCTGGGAGGCATACGCGGGGATATGGAACCACTTCTTCAACCCCGATGCGGTTGACGAAACGATTGATTGGGTGCTCTTCGATGTCAGGCTTCCCCGTATAATGACGGGACTCGTCGCAGGAATGTCCCTGGGTGTCGCGGGAGCCGCGATGCAGAGCATGATGAAGAACCCGCTGGCCGATCCTTACACCACGGGAATATCCTCGGGTGCGTCATTCGGTGCCACTTTGGCATTGGGATTGGGATTGTCTGTAGCAGGTGTCGGAGGGACCATAGGTCTCGTAACCACCGCATTCGTGTTCTCGCTGATCCCGGCGATCGTTATCATAGGGGTATCCTCGCTGAGGAACACCTCCGCGGCGACCATGATCCTAGCGGGAATAGCGGTCATGTACCTGTTCAACGCATGCACCACGATAATCAAGCTCACACTGTCAGAGCAATCCCTCTCGGCCGTCTTCCAGTGGTCAATCGGTGACCTGTCGGGTTCGTCATGGACATCCTTCGTGGTGATCCTGATATTCGCTGTGATCGGAACGATCATACTGATGCTGCTCTCCAAGCAGCTCAACATCCTGATCACAGGCGACAAGAACGCTACCGCTTTGGGATTGGACGCTCACAAGCTGCGCATAACCCTGCTGATCCTGATCTCCCTGATGGCCGCATCGGTTGTCTGCTTCACGGGAATCATCGGATTCATAGGATTGGTCGCACCGCACATAGTACGCATATTCCTCGGTTCGGACAACAGGTACCTGATCCCGGCATCCGCCGCATTCGGCGCGGTGCTGCTGATGGTGGCCGATCTGATCTCAAGGGTGATAATCGCACCGACATTCCTGCCGGTGGGGGTCATCACAGCGTTCATAGGCTGTCCCCTGTTCCTCTATCTGCTCATCAAGCAGAGGAAGTCGTTCTGGTGA
- a CDS encoding class I SAM-dependent methyltransferase, which translates to MTLIEEIRDYWNLRSSGFSGSVNYDMDNRSEEALAKMERYLEGHDVRDILDVGCGPGFYSMLFGSKGYRVTGIDYSDKMVEEARKNAKDRGVEADFRVMDAQDLQFPDGSFDLVLSRDVFWCLEHPERAYSEILRVLRPGGMAIVSDGNYYLHHFDEEYAESREGARKAFEASRKEMKGGHYAFDDGKVDFKVIDDLSMQMPLSRVRRPVWDADTLMELGCRDVTLHVRHARPYGDRDLVFSFDVIFTKEA; encoded by the coding sequence ATGACGTTAATCGAAGAGATCAGGGATTATTGGAACCTACGCAGTTCCGGTTTCTCCGGATCCGTCAATTACGATATGGACAACAGGTCCGAAGAGGCGTTGGCGAAGATGGAGCGCTACCTCGAGGGGCACGATGTCAGGGATATCCTGGACGTCGGATGCGGCCCGGGGTTCTACTCCATGCTGTTCGGGTCCAAGGGATACAGGGTCACCGGCATAGACTATTCCGACAAGATGGTCGAGGAGGCCAGGAAGAACGCGAAGGACAGGGGCGTCGAGGCGGATTTCCGCGTGATGGATGCCCAGGACCTGCAGTTCCCCGACGGATCCTTCGACCTTGTCCTGTCTAGGGACGTCTTCTGGTGCCTGGAGCACCCCGAGAGGGCCTATTCGGAGATCCTGAGGGTACTCCGTCCCGGAGGGATGGCCATCGTCTCCGACGGGAACTACTATCTGCACCATTTCGACGAGGAATATGCGGAGAGCAGGGAGGGGGCCAGGAAGGCCTTCGAGGCAAGCAGGAAGGAGATGAAGGGAGGCCATTACGCCTTCGACGACGGAAAGGTCGACTTCAAGGTTATAGACGATCTCTCCATGCAGATGCCCCTGAGCCGCGTAAGACGTCCCGTGTGGGATGCTGATACATTGATGGAATTGGGTTGCAGGGATGTGACTCTCCACGTGCGTCACGCAAGGCCGTACGGCGACAGGGACCTGGTGTTCTCGTTCGATGTTATCTTCACCAAGGAGGCATGA